A region of Planococcus sp. MSAK28401 DNA encodes the following proteins:
- a CDS encoding cytochrome c oxidase subunit II, with amino-acid sequence MHFHKYEKIWLSFGIVSLIVFLSVVGVSAFSQNHTPSGGMDTIDPEMVNETAPFDNPGVTQLDEDTYQVAIVALAFGYNAPDLRVPAGKEIIFKVTSTDVVHSFTIDNTKVNMMVVPGRITTKSYTFEEPGKYLILCNEYCGTGHHMMSTEIEVY; translated from the coding sequence ATGCATTTCCATAAATACGAGAAGATTTGGCTCAGTTTCGGCATCGTTTCGCTCATTGTCTTTTTGAGCGTCGTCGGGGTCAGTGCGTTTTCACAAAACCACACGCCGTCCGGGGGGATGGACACCATTGACCCGGAGATGGTGAACGAAACCGCCCCATTCGATAACCCAGGCGTCACGCAATTGGACGAAGATACGTACCAAGTGGCGATCGTCGCACTGGCTTTTGGCTACAACGCACCGGACTTGCGGGTGCCGGCCGGCAAAGAAATCATTTTCAAAGTCACCAGCACAGACGTGGTGCACAGCTTTACGATCGACAACACGAAAGTCAATATGATGGTCGTTCCCGGACGGATCACGACCAAATCCTACACATTTGAAGAACCGGGCAAGTATTTGATTCTGTGCAATGAATACTGCGGCACCGGGCATCACATGATGTCTACGGAAATTGAGGTGTACTGA
- a CDS encoding GNAT family N-acetyltransferase, whose protein sequence is MKFQEQAMTEERARAILSWRYPYPYDFYNGEATAESLQELMDGNYRVVTERGELFGFYCTGKGAQVPAGHESNAYADGPVDIGLGMKPEKTGAGRGAAFVDFLLSEINKRYPEQALRLTVAQFNARAIRLYERAGFVKAGEFNNDYAAFQVMLKDE, encoded by the coding sequence GTGAAATTTCAAGAACAGGCAATGACAGAAGAACGCGCAAGGGCCATCCTTTCCTGGCGCTATCCGTATCCTTACGATTTCTATAACGGGGAAGCGACGGCTGAAAGTTTGCAGGAGCTGATGGACGGCAACTACCGTGTGGTGACAGAGCGCGGGGAGTTGTTCGGTTTTTATTGCACGGGCAAGGGAGCGCAAGTGCCAGCGGGCCATGAATCAAACGCTTATGCAGACGGCCCCGTCGATATCGGGCTCGGCATGAAACCGGAAAAAACCGGAGCGGGGCGAGGAGCTGCGTTTGTGGATTTTCTGCTCAGTGAAATCAACAAGCGCTATCCCGAACAAGCACTGCGCCTAACGGTCGCCCAGTTCAATGCACGCGCGATCCGTTTGTATGAAAGGGCTGGATTCGTGAAGGCCGGTGAGTTCAACAACGACTACGCTGCGTTTCAAGTAATGCTGAAGGATGAGTGA
- a CDS encoding GNAT family N-acetyltransferase: protein MQFPTLETERLLLTEITEQDTDRFFALLQREDVTYYYGMDRLLEKEEALEMIRAFRVVFEFMRGMRWGIRLRGEQELIGTIGFNQLQLRSKKTEVGYELHPDYWRKGLMEEALSAVLDYAFDELGLYRVGATTYPANTGSNRLLKKMGFTEEGQLRGYLFQRGESHDALVFSLLAPEWKLQRERIDK, encoded by the coding sequence ATGCAATTTCCCACACTTGAGACGGAACGGTTATTGCTGACGGAAATTACGGAGCAAGACACAGATCGCTTTTTCGCGCTCTTGCAGCGTGAAGACGTAACTTATTATTACGGCATGGACCGCCTATTAGAGAAGGAAGAAGCGCTCGAGATGATCCGGGCTTTTCGCGTCGTGTTCGAATTCATGCGCGGCATGCGTTGGGGCATTCGCTTGCGTGGGGAACAAGAATTGATCGGGACAATTGGGTTCAACCAGCTTCAGCTGCGCTCGAAAAAGACGGAAGTCGGCTATGAATTGCATCCGGATTATTGGCGCAAAGGACTGATGGAAGAAGCGCTTTCGGCTGTACTGGACTATGCGTTCGACGAGCTTGGGCTTTACCGTGTAGGCGCTACAACTTATCCCGCCAATACCGGATCGAACCGGCTGTTGAAGAAAATGGGCTTTACGGAAGAAGGCCAGCTCCGCGGCTATTTGTTTCAGCGCGGGGAGTCACACGACGCACTGGTTTTTTCGCTATTGGCTCCTGAATGGAAATTACAGCGTGAGAGAATTGATAAGTAG
- a CDS encoding M14 family zinc carboxypeptidase, with product MKSLKKGVLTLSLAGALALSAVPMNSTVVQAVGNGPGYGGNETINTSILTTYSEMADFLKKQDAKQPQMELEVIGQSVKGRDLYVAKYMSNPENPTILFLTQQHGNEQLTTEGALEFIKHLGTGKMKGVTDNVNILVVPMLNADGAMGDVDFSLDDYVASGDRNLTRYNAVGVDLNRDHVDKIQPETKALHDNVMRKYDIDYMIDLHHQGVNSERDGELVSGSILYPTTPNADPDVVEGSKKLGAVVFDAVDSTGWGHLGKYRGGDAETISRNGIAVEYGISTLLFEMRGMSDHEYEPYVLGQKSNGYLIKQTITTLESTVRAIADGSIDTQDTSFWDTLAFQQTRETE from the coding sequence ATGAAATCGTTGAAAAAAGGGGTATTAACTTTATCGTTGGCGGGGGCTCTTGCTTTGAGTGCCGTACCGATGAATTCTACCGTAGTGCAAGCAGTCGGCAACGGGCCTGGATATGGCGGCAATGAAACAATCAACACGTCCATTTTGACCACCTACTCGGAAATGGCTGACTTTTTGAAAAAGCAGGATGCCAAACAACCACAGATGGAACTTGAAGTCATCGGGCAAAGCGTTAAAGGGCGCGATTTGTACGTGGCAAAATACATGAGCAACCCGGAAAACCCGACCATTCTATTCTTGACGCAACAGCACGGCAACGAACAGCTGACGACAGAAGGAGCGCTTGAATTCATCAAGCATCTGGGCACCGGCAAAATGAAAGGCGTTACGGATAACGTCAATATCCTGGTCGTGCCCATGCTCAATGCAGACGGTGCCATGGGAGACGTTGATTTCTCATTGGACGATTACGTAGCGTCAGGTGACCGCAACTTAACGCGCTACAACGCAGTCGGGGTGGATTTGAACCGAGATCATGTCGATAAAATACAGCCTGAAACAAAAGCGTTGCATGATAATGTCATGCGCAAATATGACATTGATTATATGATCGACTTGCACCATCAAGGGGTCAATAGCGAACGCGACGGCGAATTGGTTTCGGGCTCAATCCTTTATCCAACTACACCAAATGCGGACCCGGATGTCGTAGAAGGGTCGAAAAAGCTCGGCGCTGTCGTGTTTGATGCTGTCGATTCCACTGGATGGGGCCATCTCGGGAAATATCGCGGCGGCGACGCTGAAACAATCAGCCGCAATGGAATCGCAGTTGAATACGGCATTTCGACATTGCTCTTTGAGATGCGCGGTATGTCCGACCACGAATACGAGCCGTATGTCCTTGGCCAGAAGAGCAACGGCTATTTGATCAAACAAACGATCACGACATTGGAATCGACTGTGCGTGCCATTGCGGACGGTTCGATTGATACACAAGACACGTCGTTCTGGGATACGCTGGCATTCCAACAAACCCGCGAAACGGAATAA
- a CDS encoding DUF4181 domain-containing protein, which translates to MEGTGYSETLSFDWLWGLPAFFVVSGLAIFSINWILRKILGVERKKWFSSSEYFVNEFHEKVERYFRYGNTALYILFLLFFGFEKGSIYFVALTFLLSVPQELFRAFMEKKYAENPNDYKFTLLEYPVSMIIFFTCAVAFTPEMFSLFMDELSFLFSN; encoded by the coding sequence ATGGAAGGTACAGGTTATTCTGAGACGTTGTCGTTCGACTGGTTATGGGGACTGCCGGCATTTTTTGTTGTTTCTGGACTTGCTATCTTCAGCATCAATTGGATCTTACGTAAGATCTTAGGCGTGGAGCGGAAAAAATGGTTTTCTTCTTCGGAGTATTTTGTCAATGAGTTCCACGAAAAAGTAGAGCGCTATTTCCGATATGGAAATACGGCGCTATACATATTGTTCTTACTGTTTTTCGGCTTTGAAAAAGGCTCTATTTATTTTGTTGCGCTCACATTTTTGCTGAGTGTGCCCCAAGAATTGTTTAGAGCTTTTATGGAAAAAAAGTACGCTGAAAACCCGAATGACTATAAATTCACTTTACTGGAATATCCCGTTTCCATGATCATTTTCTTTACTTGCGCTGTGGCATTCACGCCTGAAATGTTCAGTCTATTTATGGATGAATTATCATTTCTATTTTCAAATTGA
- a CDS encoding GNAT family N-acetyltransferase, translated as MQLESGRLLLRRYRDEDFEFLYSLLKQPEVMQHIGDGKVKSRQQALEFLYWIYRMYREHPEHGLFLLVRKEDGKRIGHAGLVPQSVDGQTELEVGYWLAPEFWGFGYAREAAGLLCQRGFTKHGQSALISLIQPKNQASQKVAEALGMECGEPVLRNGQYVLVYRVQKERWHAISHT; from the coding sequence ATGCAATTGGAAAGTGGGCGCTTGCTGCTGCGCCGTTACCGCGATGAGGACTTTGAATTCTTGTATTCCTTGTTGAAACAGCCGGAAGTCATGCAGCATATCGGAGACGGCAAAGTGAAGAGCCGCCAGCAAGCTTTGGAATTTCTGTACTGGATTTACCGCATGTACAGGGAACATCCGGAGCACGGTTTGTTTTTACTGGTGCGAAAAGAAGATGGCAAGCGGATTGGCCATGCTGGGCTGGTGCCGCAATCCGTAGATGGGCAGACGGAATTGGAAGTTGGTTATTGGCTCGCGCCAGAATTCTGGGGCTTTGGCTATGCCCGTGAAGCTGCAGGGCTGTTGTGCCAAAGAGGCTTCACAAAGCATGGGCAAAGCGCACTTATTTCACTCATTCAACCAAAAAATCAAGCTTCGCAGAAAGTAGCCGAAGCACTTGGCATGGAATGCGGAGAACCCGTTTTGCGCAACGGACAATACGTACTCGTTTACCGGGTGCAAAAGGAGCGATGGCATGCAATTTCCCACACTTGA
- the panB gene encoding 3-methyl-2-oxobutanoate hydroxymethyltransferase, producing MENTASLMKMKQQGNKIAMLTAYDYPSAKIAEAAGMDVLLVGDSLGMVVLGYDSTVKVTVEDMVHHGKAARRGAQDTFLVIDMPFGSFHGSWDHTLENAMRIFQDTSAQALKLEGAGEVLEVTRKLVGAGIPIVAHLGLLPQSAAVLGGYKVQGKTASAAKQLIEDAKACEAAGACMLVLECIPHQLAAQVTKELNIPVIGIGAGSETDGQVLVYHDTVKYGSHHLPKFVQSYAEAGETMQQGLAQYVEEVKSGAFPKEQHRFTMKEEELEQLYGSK from the coding sequence ATGGAAAATACAGCTTCATTGATGAAGATGAAACAACAGGGAAACAAAATCGCGATGCTGACGGCCTACGATTACCCCTCCGCCAAAATCGCGGAAGCGGCGGGGATGGATGTGCTGCTTGTCGGCGATTCGCTTGGCATGGTCGTACTCGGCTATGATTCGACCGTCAAGGTGACCGTCGAGGATATGGTCCATCACGGAAAAGCGGCACGAAGAGGGGCGCAGGATACGTTCCTTGTCATTGATATGCCGTTCGGCTCGTTCCACGGCAGTTGGGACCACACACTGGAAAACGCCATGCGCATCTTCCAGGACACGAGCGCGCAAGCTTTGAAACTTGAAGGTGCAGGAGAAGTACTCGAAGTGACGCGAAAACTCGTCGGGGCAGGCATTCCCATTGTCGCCCATCTTGGTTTATTGCCGCAGTCAGCGGCTGTGCTCGGCGGCTATAAAGTGCAAGGCAAAACCGCCAGCGCCGCCAAGCAATTGATCGAAGACGCCAAAGCGTGCGAAGCGGCAGGAGCCTGCATGCTCGTACTCGAATGCATCCCGCATCAATTGGCTGCCCAAGTCACAAAAGAACTCAACATTCCGGTCATTGGCATCGGCGCCGGCAGCGAAACCGACGGGCAAGTGCTTGTCTACCACGACACCGTAAAATACGGCTCGCACCATTTGCCGAAATTCGTCCAGTCCTACGCAGAAGCAGGCGAGACCATGCAACAAGGGCTCGCCCAGTACGTCGAAGAAGTGAAGAGCGGCGCGTTCCCGAAAGAACAGCATCGCTTCACGATGAAAGAAGAAGAACTCGAGCAGCTATACGGGTCGAAATAA
- a CDS encoding HIT family protein: protein MQLHPECPFCHPVYDLEQRIVFETANCWFLQHEKAQGVLEGSGVIVPKQHRSSPFELTPQEWQETQELLGLVKPFLEKIAPDGYTLGWNVGEASNQSIGHSHLHVIPRFNDEPYAGKGLRHWLKKPENRRPGQGRDER from the coding sequence ATCCAATTGCATCCCGAATGCCCGTTTTGCCATCCGGTTTATGACCTGGAGCAGCGGATCGTTTTTGAAACCGCTAATTGCTGGTTCTTGCAGCACGAGAAAGCGCAAGGCGTGCTCGAAGGGTCGGGTGTTATTGTCCCGAAACAGCATCGCTCGTCGCCGTTCGAACTGACGCCGCAAGAATGGCAGGAGACACAGGAGCTGCTCGGACTCGTGAAGCCTTTTCTCGAGAAGATAGCGCCGGACGGCTATACGCTCGGCTGGAATGTCGGAGAAGCATCGAATCAATCGATCGGCCATAGCCATCTCCATGTCATCCCGCGTTTCAATGACGAACCGTATGCCGGAAAAGGCTTGCGCCATTGGCTGAAAAAACCTGAAAACCGGCGTCCTGGCCAAGGCAGGGATGAACGGTGA
- a CDS encoding DUF4181 domain-containing protein, giving the protein MDGVNRMYGPDYSGMQTDVMWEVFGFLVVGSIAVFLVNWFLRRTLGVKRKRFFSPSSNYVNSQHQKVDAYFRWGGAAIFLLVFFFTYGQGPFIPFAVLVVIGIFQEGYTAYMEKTHSDNRNDFKFTLMQLPIALTIIFICAYIFLPDFGDVFFYGVD; this is encoded by the coding sequence ATGGACGGAGTGAACCGAATGTACGGCCCAGACTATTCTGGAATGCAAACGGATGTCATGTGGGAAGTTTTTGGCTTTTTGGTTGTCGGCAGCATTGCAGTTTTTCTAGTTAATTGGTTTTTGAGAAGGACTTTAGGGGTTAAACGCAAGAGGTTTTTTTCTCCTTCGTCGAATTATGTTAACAGTCAACATCAAAAAGTGGATGCCTATTTCCGCTGGGGCGGTGCAGCGATCTTTCTTCTTGTGTTTTTTTTCACGTATGGACAGGGCCCGTTCATTCCGTTTGCGGTGTTGGTTGTTATCGGAATTTTTCAAGAAGGATATACCGCTTATATGGAGAAAACCCATTCTGATAATCGGAATGATTTTAAATTCACATTAATGCAATTGCCGATTGCACTCACCATCATTTTTATATGTGCCTATATTTTTTTGCCGGATTTTGGTGACGTGTTTTTTTATGGAGTTGATTGA
- a CDS encoding universal stress protein: MTLKYSRIMVAVDGSKEAEWAFKKAAAAASRNHADLYLVHVIDNRSFGSIEAYDRTIADRTLKSGEELLARYKEEATSHGATNVHTMIEYGSPKTVIPKKLADELKVDVIVCGATGLNAAERLIMGSVSERIVRTAKCDVLVVRRNQEDIDADE; this comes from the coding sequence ATGACTTTGAAATATTCTCGAATTATGGTGGCAGTGGATGGTTCGAAAGAAGCGGAATGGGCATTTAAGAAAGCCGCCGCCGCAGCTTCCCGAAATCACGCTGACCTCTATCTCGTGCATGTCATCGATAATCGCTCATTCGGCTCCATTGAAGCATACGACCGTACGATTGCAGACCGCACACTGAAAAGCGGGGAAGAATTGCTTGCCCGCTACAAGGAAGAAGCAACTTCACACGGTGCCACAAATGTCCATACGATGATTGAATACGGTTCACCGAAAACAGTCATTCCGAAGAAACTGGCGGATGAACTGAAAGTGGACGTCATCGTTTGTGGTGCTACTGGTTTGAATGCTGCAGAACGCTTAATCATGGGAAGCGTCTCCGAACGCATCGTCCGCACAGCCAAATGTGATGTGCTCGTAGTCCGCCGAAACCAGGAAGACATCGACGCAGACGAATAA
- a CDS encoding Crp/Fnr family transcriptional regulator — protein sequence MESEIGTLTPELEKLLTISHQVKEYQKGDYLFREGEAVKGLYILRSGKVQIGKVTPDGRELALKICGTGQMVGEITVFAQGATYLLDARALTKTVCLKIPVEELEQSLEKDPSLAMAFMKWMGIDQQKTQTRFRDLMLHGKKGALYSTLIRLGNSYGVEAEGGLLIDILLTNQELANFCGMSREMVNRMLSDLRKQGTVGMKDGKIVLYNIPKLKFDINCEECPIYLCKID from the coding sequence TTGGAATCAGAAATCGGCACCTTGACGCCCGAGCTTGAGAAGCTATTGACAATCAGCCACCAAGTCAAAGAATATCAAAAAGGCGATTATCTTTTCCGTGAAGGGGAGGCGGTGAAAGGCCTTTACATTCTCCGTTCCGGAAAAGTGCAGATCGGAAAAGTAACACCGGACGGCCGTGAGCTGGCATTGAAAATTTGCGGCACTGGACAGATGGTCGGCGAAATTACCGTGTTCGCACAAGGCGCCACGTATTTGCTGGATGCCCGTGCGCTGACCAAGACCGTATGTTTGAAAATTCCCGTCGAAGAGCTGGAACAATCGCTTGAAAAAGACCCTTCGCTTGCGATGGCGTTTATGAAATGGATGGGCATCGACCAGCAGAAAACGCAAACCCGTTTCCGCGACTTGATGCTCCACGGGAAAAAAGGGGCTTTATATTCGACGTTGATTCGCCTTGGCAATAGCTACGGCGTAGAAGCTGAAGGCGGCTTACTAATCGATATTTTGCTGACGAACCAAGAGTTGGCGAATTTCTGCGGCATGAGCCGTGAAATGGTCAACCGGATGCTCAGCGACTTGCGCAAACAAGGAACCGTCGGCATGAAAGACGGCAAAATCGTCCTATACAATATCCCCAAACTGAAATTCGACATCAATTGCGAAGAATGCCCAATCTACCTCTGCAAAATCGACTAA
- a CDS encoding heme oxygenase, producing the protein MYIVTNRIKMKPGFAEKMAPNFTRPGALQEMEGFHKVEVTVTQDLEDYDELNVNMYWETLDNYEAWKSSDVFKQAHKRPEPAEGEEKKESPMLGSQLVITKIASVIEAAK; encoded by the coding sequence ATGTATATCGTGACCAACCGCATCAAAATGAAACCGGGATTTGCTGAAAAAATGGCACCCAACTTCACACGCCCAGGCGCATTGCAGGAAATGGAAGGCTTCCATAAAGTCGAAGTGACCGTTACCCAGGACCTGGAAGATTACGATGAACTGAACGTCAATATGTACTGGGAAACACTCGACAATTACGAAGCATGGAAATCCAGCGATGTTTTCAAGCAAGCCCATAAACGCCCTGAACCGGCGGAAGGCGAAGAGAAAAAAGAATCGCCAATGCTTGGGAGCCAACTCGTCATCACGAAAATTGCTTCGGTTATCGAAGCAGCTAAATAA
- a CDS encoding DUF4181 domain-containing protein, which translates to MNEMRYYETDYSWMWEIAGFIGAVALAIGGFGWLLRKILGVERKKWFSPSSNFVNESHEKINNYFRWGNLAIYIMTLIIFGFQKGALYFIVLSILIGGVQELFNAYMEKRYAENPNDYKYTLLHYPASMVIVTTCALAFLPEIVDAFLKELS; encoded by the coding sequence ATGAATGAAATGCGGTACTACGAAACAGATTATAGCTGGATGTGGGAAATTGCTGGTTTTATTGGAGCAGTGGCTTTGGCAATAGGGGGATTTGGTTGGCTACTGAGAAAAATCCTGGGAGTCGAACGCAAAAAATGGTTTTCACCTTCCTCAAATTTCGTCAACGAATCTCATGAAAAAATAAACAATTATTTTAGGTGGGGGAATCTCGCCATTTATATAATGACGCTCATCATCTTTGGTTTTCAAAAAGGAGCGTTGTACTTTATTGTACTGTCAATATTGATTGGCGGAGTACAGGAGTTATTTAATGCCTACATGGAAAAAAGGTATGCCGAAAATCCAAATGATTATAAATATACGCTGCTGCATTATCCGGCTTCCATGGTCATTGTTACTACTTGTGCACTGGCTTTTCTTCCCGAAATAGTAGATGCCTTCCTAAAAGAACTGAGTTGA
- a CDS encoding cytochrome C oxidase subunit II has protein sequence MDKKQSDHDVNLKGTLVSVFFVGIFIVAMWVAVYLMYVAR, from the coding sequence GTGGATAAAAAGCAATCGGATCATGATGTGAATTTGAAGGGCACACTCGTCAGTGTATTCTTCGTCGGCATCTTCATCGTTGCCATGTGGGTTGCCGTGTATTTGATGTACGTAGCGAGATAA
- a CDS encoding dicarboxylate/amino acid:cation symporter, producing MKALWKSYANVSLILKITVALILGVIVGLIFGPDTAVLAPFGDLLLRLLTFLIVPLIFFTLIVGINQSKIGDLGRMGGKVFLFYTLSSAFAIIVGLTVASIFQPGSSMQLDGSETFDVPDNPGFASVLLNIVPSNIIAAFSEMNLLGIIFTAFAFGIAISYMRSSSEFGELGNHLMKTINALNEATLLVLKAILQYVPIGIFAIMAQTVGSQGLETLRELLGMVGVLYIAIAVQIAIYTAAMLLFKVNPLHFFKHARTPMLTAFVTQSSSGTLPLTLDAARGLGIPKSLYGFSLPLGATINMDGAAIRIAVSAIFAANIIGDPLSMSEMFMVVLIGTLATIGTAGIPGAGIVMIATVFVQLGLPMEAVALLTAIDALVGMGATMLNVTGDLAGSKLIDKSEKRRGTAKA from the coding sequence ATGAAAGCTCTTTGGAAATCTTATGCAAATGTATCGCTTATCTTAAAAATCACTGTGGCGCTCATCCTCGGCGTCATCGTCGGCTTGATCTTCGGGCCAGATACGGCTGTCTTGGCACCATTTGGGGATCTGCTCTTGCGGCTCTTGACCTTCCTGATTGTGCCGCTCATCTTTTTCACCTTAATTGTCGGAATCAACCAATCGAAAATCGGCGACCTTGGTCGAATGGGCGGGAAAGTCTTCCTGTTCTATACACTCAGTTCGGCATTCGCTATCATTGTCGGCTTAACGGTTGCAAGCATCTTCCAACCGGGTTCGAGCATGCAGCTCGACGGGTCGGAAACCTTTGATGTTCCAGACAACCCTGGCTTTGCGAGTGTTCTGTTGAACATTGTGCCGTCCAATATCATCGCGGCATTCAGTGAGATGAACTTGCTCGGCATCATCTTCACGGCGTTCGCGTTCGGCATCGCCATTTCATATATGAGAAGCTCTTCGGAATTCGGCGAACTCGGCAATCACTTGATGAAAACGATCAACGCATTGAACGAAGCGACTCTGCTGGTCTTAAAAGCCATCCTTCAATACGTGCCGATCGGCATTTTCGCCATCATGGCGCAGACAGTCGGCTCGCAAGGACTGGAAACGCTGAGAGAGTTGCTCGGCATGGTCGGTGTCTTGTACATTGCCATCGCGGTCCAAATTGCGATTTACACCGCAGCGATGCTGTTGTTCAAAGTCAATCCGCTCCATTTCTTCAAACACGCCCGGACACCGATGTTGACGGCGTTTGTTACGCAAAGCAGCTCCGGCACCTTGCCATTAACGCTTGATGCAGCGCGCGGCCTTGGCATTCCGAAAAGCTTGTACGGCTTCAGCCTGCCGCTCGGCGCGACGATCAATATGGATGGTGCGGCTATCCGCATCGCCGTTTCGGCCATATTCGCCGCCAATATTATCGGCGATCCATTAAGCATGTCTGAAATGTTCATGGTCGTCTTGATCGGGACGCTTGCTACTATCGGAACCGCCGGCATTCCAGGCGCTGGCATCGTCATGATCGCTACCGTCTTCGTCCAGCTAGGTTTACCGATGGAAGCCGTCGCGCTCCTCACTGCCATCGATGCACTTGTCGGCATGGGCGCTACGATGCTCAATGTGACAGGCGATTTGGCTGGCTCGAAATTGATCGATAAAAGCGAGAAAAGACGTGGAACCGCCAAGGCTTAA
- a CDS encoding murein hydrolase activator EnvC family protein, which translates to MNTWSKWFVAALSAVLALSIFLPTASADKLSDLEKEKQQVEQEKNNLNSEIQSKNNAIVENQTKLEKIMNKIQELNGEIEETQGKIDAVQAQIDQTKVEIDELKESIEELERKIAEREELLKERARAIQLSGGSVDYIDVLLGANSFVDFIDRASAVNTLIEADREIMREQAADKELLAEQKAEVEEKLAKQESQKAELVDLKDSLDAQKKKQDDLQDDLKAEQKRLAKEKAKLEEDHAKAMNISSSLEKKIGKEQKRLAEIARKAEEERKAKEAAARKAAAKKAAQSSAPAATVTQAAAPKSSAGFIRPAAGRHTSGFGGRDIGAGHESHLGFDIANSPGTPIHAAASGYVSHAGAMGGYGNVIIITHVINGQSYATAYAHLNSINVSVGQAVSQGQNIGGMGNTGRSTGPHLHFEIHIGSWNGARSNAVNPAAYIGG; encoded by the coding sequence TTGAACACATGGTCCAAATGGTTCGTAGCAGCATTATCCGCTGTTCTGGCGCTATCCATTTTCTTGCCGACAGCGAGTGCTGATAAATTGTCCGACCTCGAAAAAGAAAAACAACAGGTCGAGCAAGAAAAGAACAACTTGAATTCCGAAATCCAGTCAAAGAACAACGCGATCGTCGAGAACCAGACAAAGCTTGAAAAAATCATGAACAAAATACAGGAATTGAACGGCGAAATTGAAGAAACGCAAGGCAAGATCGATGCCGTTCAAGCACAGATTGACCAAACGAAAGTCGAAATCGATGAGTTGAAAGAATCGATTGAAGAACTGGAACGCAAAATCGCAGAACGCGAAGAACTTTTGAAAGAACGGGCACGCGCTATCCAATTGAGCGGCGGTTCCGTTGACTATATCGATGTGTTGCTTGGAGCTAACAGCTTCGTCGACTTTATCGACCGCGCATCTGCCGTCAACACCTTGATCGAAGCAGACCGCGAAATCATGCGCGAACAAGCAGCAGATAAAGAGCTTTTAGCTGAACAAAAAGCGGAAGTTGAAGAAAAGCTCGCGAAACAAGAGAGCCAAAAGGCAGAACTTGTGGACTTGAAAGATTCATTGGACGCACAAAAGAAAAAGCAAGACGATTTGCAGGATGATTTGAAAGCAGAACAGAAACGCCTAGCAAAAGAAAAAGCAAAACTTGAAGAAGACCATGCAAAAGCCATGAACATCAGTTCTTCACTAGAAAAGAAAATCGGCAAAGAACAAAAACGTTTAGCGGAAATCGCGCGTAAAGCAGAAGAAGAACGCAAAGCGAAAGAAGCCGCAGCCCGCAAAGCTGCAGCTAAAAAAGCAGCACAATCCAGTGCTCCTGCAGCCACTGTCACACAAGCGGCAGCACCTAAATCAAGCGCTGGGTTCATCCGCCCGGCAGCAGGACGCCATACTTCTGGATTTGGCGGACGTGATATCGGGGCAGGGCATGAATCGCATCTAGGCTTTGACATCGCCAATAGCCCAGGAACGCCAATCCATGCAGCAGCAAGCGGTTATGTATCGCACGCTGGCGCTATGGGCGGTTACGGCAACGTCATCATCATTACCCATGTCATCAATGGACAAAGTTATGCAACGGCGTATGCACATTTGAATTCCATCAATGTTTCTGTCGGCCAAGCTGTCTCTCAAGGGCAGAATATTGGCGGCATGGGCAACACTGGACGTTCAACTGGCCCGCACTTGCACTTTGAAATCCACATCGGCAGCTGGAACGGCGCTCGCTCGAACGCAGTCAACCCAGCAGCATATATCGGTGGGTGA